A genome region from Nitrospira sp. includes the following:
- a CDS encoding RtcB family protein: MKLNTDMQVVKITDYLWEIPPSEKPGMLVPARIYASAAILGAMDRGVFDQVTNVACLPGIHRYALCMPDGHWGYGFPIGGVAAFNPEDGVISPGGVGYDINCGMRLIRTDLSLAEVQPKLELLMTELFRRVPAGVGSRGFVNLSRRDFRDVMRQGAGWCIAQGYGWEEDLERIEERGCLEGADPTHVTDYAIERGINQLGTLGSGNHYLEIQVLSDKGIYDRATAAAMGLTGRDQVVVMVHCGSRGFGHQVASDYLKIFEKAMRRYGIFVNDQQLACAPFRSPEGQDYFGAMNCAANTAFANRQVITHQIRLAFEAVFGESARRLGLQLIYDVAHNIAKVERYQDGEWLVHRKGATRAFGPGSPELPACYRGMGQPVICGGSMETGSYLLVGTDQAMQETFGSTMHGSGRTMSRAQAKRTVRGEQLMRDMKQHGILVKAVSMSGLAEEAGFAYKNISDIVDTVEHAGITKKVAELKPIGNIKG; this comes from the coding sequence ATGAAACTGAACACCGACATGCAGGTCGTCAAGATCACGGACTACCTCTGGGAAATTCCGCCTTCAGAAAAGCCGGGCATGCTGGTGCCGGCCCGCATCTACGCCAGCGCTGCCATTCTGGGCGCGATGGACCGGGGTGTCTTCGATCAAGTGACCAACGTGGCCTGCCTGCCAGGGATCCATCGTTATGCGCTCTGCATGCCTGACGGACATTGGGGATACGGGTTTCCCATCGGCGGTGTGGCGGCATTCAACCCCGAGGACGGAGTCATCTCTCCCGGCGGCGTGGGCTACGATATCAACTGCGGGATGCGGCTGATCCGCACTGACTTGTCACTTGCCGAGGTGCAACCGAAACTGGAACTGCTCATGACCGAGCTGTTCCGTCGTGTGCCGGCTGGTGTCGGATCACGGGGCTTCGTGAATCTGTCCCGGCGTGATTTTCGCGATGTCATGCGGCAAGGAGCAGGCTGGTGTATCGCGCAGGGATATGGCTGGGAAGAGGATCTCGAACGGATCGAGGAGCGCGGGTGCCTGGAGGGCGCAGATCCTACCCATGTGACGGACTACGCCATCGAGCGCGGCATCAACCAACTCGGCACCCTGGGATCCGGCAACCACTACCTGGAAATACAAGTGCTCTCCGACAAGGGCATCTACGACCGTGCGACCGCCGCAGCCATGGGATTGACCGGTCGCGACCAGGTTGTGGTGATGGTCCATTGCGGGTCCCGAGGATTCGGCCATCAAGTGGCGAGCGACTATCTCAAAATATTTGAAAAAGCCATGCGTCGATACGGCATCTTCGTCAACGATCAGCAGCTCGCCTGTGCGCCGTTTCGCTCTCCGGAAGGGCAGGACTATTTTGGCGCGATGAACTGCGCCGCCAACACCGCATTCGCCAATCGGCAGGTGATCACCCATCAGATCCGGCTGGCCTTTGAGGCGGTGTTCGGCGAAAGCGCCCGCCGCCTGGGGCTGCAGTTGATCTACGATGTGGCGCATAACATCGCCAAGGTGGAACGCTACCAGGACGGGGAGTGGCTCGTGCACCGCAAGGGAGCCACTCGTGCGTTCGGGCCAGGGAGTCCGGAACTTCCGGCCTGTTATCGAGGGATGGGCCAGCCGGTGATCTGCGGCGGGTCGATGGAGACCGGGTCTTATCTGTTGGTCGGCACCGATCAAGCCATGCAGGAGACCTTCGGGTCGACCATGCACGGTTCCGGCCGAACCATGTCGCGTGCGCAGGCCAAACGCACCGTGCGCGGCGAGCAGCTCATGCGCGACATGAAACAGCACGGGATTCTGGTCAAAGCCGTGTCCATGTCGGGACTGGCTGAAGAAGCCGGGTTCGCGTATAAAAACATCTCCGATATCGTCGACACCGTAGAGCACGCGGGAATTACAAAAAAGGTGGCGGAACTGAAACCAATCGGCAATATAAAGGGCTAG
- a CDS encoding PilZ domain-containing protein: MDQRHHPRFPVHFRSSFSSVNRVGGDGTVIDLSMRGCGIVGSTVVHPGTTMELHIHTSATDPPLVIQQGVVRWCRDGRIGLEFISLQPEEWARLQSIVKELTRQPYEQTHSSQDRLNT, translated from the coding sequence ATGGATCAACGCCACCATCCACGTTTTCCCGTCCACTTTCGGAGTTCCTTCAGTTCAGTCAACCGCGTGGGAGGTGACGGAACCGTCATCGACCTGTCGATGCGCGGGTGTGGCATCGTCGGTTCGACGGTCGTGCATCCCGGCACCACAATGGAACTCCATATCCACACCTCGGCAACTGACCCGCCGCTGGTCATTCAGCAAGGCGTCGTACGGTGGTGCCGCGACGGCCGCATCGGGCTCGAGTTCATCTCGCTGCAACCGGAGGAATGGGCGCGACTCCAAAGCATTGTGAAAGAACTGACTCGTCAACCCTACGAACAAACTCACTCCTCACAAGACCGCCTCAATACCTGA
- a CDS encoding EAL domain-containing protein, with product MTLTHPTILVADDDPLSRLFVRNALEPAGMTVIEAMGGKDALTKFETLAPDLVVLDIMMPDIDGYLTCSRLRTLPRGKRVPILILTGLDDANSIAQAYEHGATDFITKPVNATILCHHVRYMLRTNNVLHALIRSESRLELAQRIARIGNWDWNPGTNRFTMSNELCRLVGIRPHDFSGTFEAFLNFVHPDDRPVVNGALEKLIAQHTPCDIDHRVMLPNGTDFIIHLQAEGVREEETGELTVIGTAQDITERKQAERAIHRLAYYDSLTGLANRVLFKDRLSNALSYAERHHQHLATLFIDLDRFKVINDTLGHTVGDRLLTHVAERLSESVRLSDSVGRHADHEPPHALARLGGDEFTILLTALPAPEDAGRVARRILESLAHPFSIDGHEIFISASIGISIFPTDGSTVEALLKNADTAMYHAKEQGRNNCQFYSSGLNAAAAERLDLENELRRALEREEFLVYYQPKLNIHSRKILGAEALVRWKHPKRGVVPPGVFLNAAIDTGLIRPMDEWVLREACRQVKAWEVAGLPPITVSANVSNSLFHGRTLPTTVADALRDSGLNASQLELELTESIAMRDVEASVTMLEGLRTMGVRLSIDDFGTGYSSLSYLQRFPLSRLKIDQSFVRDLLTNENNVKITRAIIAMAHSLNLSVLAEGVETEGQLEKLREEGCDEVQGYLFSRPVCAEDFERLLKGDADVRTAA from the coding sequence ATGACGCTAACTCATCCCACCATCCTTGTTGCCGACGACGATCCGCTGTCACGACTCTTTGTCCGGAACGCATTGGAACCGGCCGGCATGACCGTGATCGAAGCCATGGGAGGCAAGGATGCGTTAACGAAGTTCGAGACCCTGGCACCGGACCTTGTCGTGCTGGACATCATGATGCCGGACATCGATGGGTATCTGACCTGCTCCCGGCTTCGCACGCTCCCCCGTGGGAAACGTGTCCCGATCTTGATCCTTACGGGATTGGATGACGCCAATTCCATCGCCCAGGCCTATGAACACGGCGCGACGGACTTCATCACCAAACCGGTCAACGCGACGATTCTCTGTCATCATGTCCGATACATGCTCCGAACCAACAATGTGCTCCATGCGCTCATCCGCAGTGAATCTCGCCTTGAATTGGCCCAGCGTATCGCCCGCATCGGCAACTGGGACTGGAATCCCGGAACCAATCGCTTCACCATGTCGAATGAATTGTGCCGTCTGGTCGGCATACGTCCGCATGATTTTTCCGGAACCTTTGAGGCCTTCCTCAATTTCGTTCACCCGGACGACCGCCCGGTGGTGAACGGCGCGCTCGAAAAATTGATCGCCCAACATACCCCTTGCGACATCGACCACCGGGTAATGTTGCCGAACGGCACCGACTTCATCATTCATCTTCAGGCGGAAGGCGTGCGCGAAGAGGAAACGGGTGAGCTGACGGTCATCGGAACCGCTCAGGACATCACCGAACGGAAACAGGCCGAACGGGCCATCCATCGATTGGCGTATTACGACAGTCTCACAGGCCTGGCCAATCGCGTCTTATTTAAAGATCGCCTCTCCAATGCACTCTCCTATGCTGAGCGTCACCATCAGCATCTGGCGACCCTCTTCATCGACTTGGATCGTTTTAAGGTGATTAACGATACACTGGGACACACGGTGGGAGACCGTCTGCTCACACATGTGGCGGAACGGTTGAGTGAGTCGGTTCGCCTGAGCGATTCGGTCGGCCGACATGCCGACCACGAACCGCCCCATGCTCTGGCGCGGCTCGGCGGGGATGAATTTACGATTCTGCTCACCGCCTTGCCGGCGCCGGAAGATGCCGGCAGAGTGGCCCGGCGAATTTTAGAGTCGCTGGCACACCCCTTCAGCATCGACGGGCACGAAATCTTCATCTCAGCCAGTATCGGCATTTCGATCTTTCCCACTGACGGTTCCACCGTGGAGGCGTTGCTCAAGAACGCCGACACCGCGATGTACCACGCCAAAGAGCAGGGGCGGAACAACTGCCAATTCTATTCGTCCGGCCTCAATGCCGCCGCCGCCGAGCGCCTCGATCTGGAGAACGAACTCCGCCGCGCATTGGAACGGGAAGAGTTCCTCGTCTACTATCAGCCGAAACTGAATATTCACTCCCGCAAGATTCTGGGCGCGGAAGCGCTCGTTCGTTGGAAGCACCCCAAACGCGGCGTGGTGCCGCCGGGCGTCTTTTTGAACGCGGCCATCGACACAGGCCTCATCCGACCGATGGACGAATGGGTGCTTCGTGAGGCCTGCCGTCAGGTCAAGGCGTGGGAAGTGGCCGGACTGCCGCCCATCACCGTCTCAGCCAACGTATCCAATTCCCTGTTTCACGGACGAACGCTGCCGACCACGGTCGCCGATGCACTTCGCGACTCCGGCCTGAACGCCTCGCAACTGGAATTGGAACTGACCGAGTCCATCGCCATGCGGGACGTCGAGGCGTCGGTCACCATGTTGGAAGGTCTCCGTACGATGGGAGTCCGCCTCTCGATCGACGACTTCGGAACCGGCTATTCCTCGCTCAGTTATCTCCAGCGATTTCCCCTGAGCCGGCTGAAAATCGATCAGTCGTTTGTCCGCGATTTGCTCACGAATGAGAACAACGTCAAGATCACCCGGGCCATCATCGCGATGGCGCACAGCCTGAATCTCTCGGTCTTGGCGGAAGGGGTCGAAACAGAAGGACAGCTGGAAAAGTTGCGAGAGGAAGGCTGCGATGAGGTTCAGGGCTATCTGTTCAGCCGACCGGTCTGTGCCGAGGATTTTGAACGGTTACTCAAGGGCGATGCCGATGTCCGTACAGCAGCGTAA